The stretch of DNA AAATAAAGTAGCACCTAAAAGCGATAAAGGAACTGTAAATGGTGAAAAAGTTCAAGACGCAAAAGCTAAAGAATTACTAAGTCCATTGGTTGCAGTAAAAAGGTTATTCCAATAATGCTAAAAATAAATATTGACCCTAATCCAAATCAGAGTTTTAATATACCTTATGAAAATGATATTGCTTATATTGAATTATCTTTTAGAAATCAAAGTTGGTATATGAATATTACTTATGGAGATAAAACAATAAATGGAATAAGACTATCTTCAAGAGTATTGCTGCTTAAAAACAATTTACCATTTGAACTATTTATTGATGATAAAGGATTAAATTTAGATCCTTTTGATTTGAATAGTTTTAGTGATAATTTTTTTGATTTTTACTTATTAGAAAGAGATGAAATTGCAGATATAAGAGGTTACGATGTTAGATAGATTTGGAAGAAATTATAGCTTAGAAATTATCACTTTAAATAACCAAAAGATTACAATTCAACCTGAGTTAAGAATAAGTTTTGACATAACAAAAAGTGTAAAAGGTAGTTTAAATAATGGAACTATTCAAATTTATAATTTATCTCAAACAAAAAGAGACCAAATTACAAAAGATGAGGATATAGTAGATAAAGATAAGGAAAAACAGAAAAAAGAAAAACCTAAAAATCCTGATGATAAAAGAACTTTACCAGCTGATTATATGCAGTTCGAATTAAAAGCTGGATATTCAAAAATTGAAACTATTTTTAAAGGTGCAATCTCAAAAGCCTTTAGTAAAAAACAAGGTGCTGAATTTATAACAACTATCGAAGCTTATGACGGACTTTATGATATGCAAAATAGCTACACTTCAAAAGTTGTTAAGGGTAATATCTCGGAGCAAGTGATAAAAGATATGCCAACAGTTAAAAAAGGCAAAATAACCGAACAAAATCCACTTTTAAGACCAAGAGTTTTGGTAGGGAATTCTTTTAAAATTTTGGAAGAAAATTTAACAGAAAATGAAACTTATTATGTAGATGATGGAGTATTACATATCATTAAAGATAAGGAAGTAACGAGCAGTTATATACCTTTAGTTAATAGTGAAACTGGACTTTTAGATACTCCTGAAAAAGCAGAGAAAGAAGTAAGATTTGAAACTATGATGAACCCACTTTTAAAAATAGGTTGTTTATTAAAACTTGAAAGTCTTTATGATAAACGATTTAATGGTATCTATAAAATCAATACAATACATTATACAGGCGATTATGGTGGTACAGATTGGAAACAAGAAGTTTTCTGTATTTCATGTAATGATTATAAGGTTATTAAATGATAAACAATAATAATGGGGCTTTAGATTTAGCAAGTACTATTGGATTAGGAATAATCCAAGCTTTAACAAATACTCATACTAATTTAATTGGTAAAGTTGTAAAAGTTAATAAAAAAACTATTGATGTACAGCCAGTTATTGCAAGAGAAGTAGATGGAGAAACAATTCCTCTTCCCGTTTTCCCTGATGTTCCAATTATAAATTTTTTAGGTGGAGATAGTTCTATTCAAATGCCTATTGCTATTGGTGATTATTGCCAATTATTTGTAAATGAAAGATGTTTGGATAGTTGGTACTTTGGAAACGATAATAAAAAACCATTAAGTCCAAGAATGTTTGATTATAGTGATTGTGTGGCTTTAGTTGGTCTAAAAAATAAAAATGGTGAACTTGAAATACCAGATAGAATTAAAATGACTGGTGATTGCTTACAAATTGGCGATTATGAACATCAAGGGAATAGAGAACAGCTTGGAAATTATACTTTAGAGGGAAATATTTCACAAGTTGGAGATCATGTAATAGATGGTGATATTCTTATTAATGGTAAGAGTTTATGGTCTTTTATGAATGAACATACTCATAGCGGTGTACAAAGTGGTGGAAGTAATACAGGAGTGCCAAACATATGAGAGTAAGAATGTTAGACAAAAACTGGGATTGGACTTTTGGTAATTCAAAAAACAATTATGTTAATAAAAAAGATGCTCTTAAACAAAATGTCGTTACTAGAATAAAATCTTGCAAAAATGATTGGTTTTTAGATAGTGAAGCAAATATTGATTGGTGGAATATTTTAGGAATAAAAAGTAATCAAGAAATAGTAAAAAATGAAGTTTATAATACGACTATTCAAACTTACGGAGTAATTTCAATAAAAAAAATTGATTTAATTGTTGATAGTGCAAATAGAAAAGCAACCATAAAAATAGAATTAAAAACAATATATGATGATATTACTTTAGAAGTAGGAGTATAAATGGAAATAAATCAAAATGGATTTAAAGCAGATAGTTTTATAGAAATTTTAACAAGATTATCTAATCAATTAAAAGGTATTTATGGACAAGATATTAATTTAGACCAAGATACACCAGACGGACAATTAGTCGGAATAAATACTACAATAATAGATGACTTACAAAGTTTAGGATTATATATTTATAACTCTATGGATCCTGATTTAGCTGAGGGTGTAAATTTAGATAAATTGCTTAAACTATTAGCTAGAACTAGAATACCAGCAACAAAGTCAACAGTTGATATTCAATTAGTGTTAAATAAAGATGTAACTATTCCAGCTACTTATACTATTAGTGATACAAATAATCAACAATGGCAAATATCTACTTCTCAAACTTTAACAGCTGGTACTCATCTTGTTACTTTTGAAAGTGTTGATTATGGAACAATTACTGCAGATATAAATACAATAAATCAACAAGTAACTATATTGACTGAAATAGATAGTTTAACAAATCCTAATCCAGCAGTTCCAGGAAGAGATGAGGAAAGCGACCAAATTTTAAGAGAAAGAAGAAATAAAATATTAGAAGTTAATGCTTATTCAACAATTGGCAGCATAGTTGGGAAGATATTAACTTTGGATAATGTTATTGATGTATGTCCTTATGAAAATAAAACAAAAATAGATGATGAAATAACAGGAGTTCCAGCAAATAGTTATTGGTTAATAGTAAAAGGTGGTGAGATAGACCAAATAGCAGAAGTAATAGCTAAAGATAAAACGGGTGGAACTGGATTAAAAGGTCAAATTGAATTTAATTATGTTGAAAATTTTGTAAGACAAGATGGGACCATAAGACCAATTATACATGAAGTAAATTTTGATAGACCTACTGAAAAAGACATCTATTTAAAATTTAATGTAAAAAGAAGAATACCTACTCAAAGCATAGATATAGAAAATATAAAAAATACTTTAGCTAATAAATCTTTTTATATTGCACAAAACATTACAGTAACAGAACTTTACGCAACAATATATAGTGCAAGTTCTAATTTTATAGCTACTGATTTACAAGTATCAAAAGACAATATAAGTTTTGTAGATAATCTTCTTATCGCTGGATATGATGAAGAATTTGTAATAAAACAAGAAAATATTGAGATAACGGAGATTTCATAATGTCTTTTATAGAAGAATATGAAAAGCTATTAATTTGGCAGTATCAAGATAAACCAAAAGCCAAAGAACATATAAGATTATTACTAACAGAATATAAAAATATATATGACTTATTAAATTCTATTCCTGATGCTTTTGATTTAGATAAGGCTGTTGGAAAACAACAAGATATTTTAGGAAAAATTTTAGGTATCAGTCGGAATGTTCCTTTTGCTGTACCTAAAAAATATTTTGGATTTGAAGACCAAGAAGATGCTTATGGATTTGATGATTTAGCTGAGGGTGTATTAGCTTATCCTTTTAGAGATTTAACAGAAAACGATTATACAAGTGGTCAATTAGATGATTATCAATTTAGATTATTTCTAAAAGCAAAGGCTATCAAGAATAATGTTAAAGCAAAAATGATTGATGATGATACAAGATTATCTTTACAAAATGCTATTGATTTTCTTTTTAGTAGTAAAGCTTATATAGTTGATAATAAAGATATGACTATGGATATATTTATCGATTTATCGTTTGATTTTAGTTTGATAAAATATATTCAAGAACTTGATTTATTGCCAAGACCTCAAGGTGTTGAATATAGATTTTTTCAAAGTTTTAGCAATGATAATACTTTCGGATTTGAAGATACACCAGATTCAAAACCTATGGGAGATTTTGATAATTTGGAAGTAGGCGGAGTTTTTGCTGATATTATAATAATTTAAAGGATTTTTTTAAATGAAATTTGAAAGACCTAATAGCAATATTGTACCTTTTGGAACGAATGCAAATGAAAATAAGAGATTTGCATTTGGTACAAATAATTATACAAATGATATAAATGAAAACTTAAATGATAATTTTAAGTTAGGTTGGGAAACTGTTGGAATAAATAGTAAACCACCAAGACAATGGTTTAATGGATTAGCTTATACTTCAACTTATCTAACTTCTTATTTATTTCAAACTGGTATTCCTGAATGGAATGAAAATCAAGAATATTATATAAATTCTATTACTAAAGGTAGTGATGGAAATTTATATCGTTCTTTGGTTGGTACAGAAGGTAGTCCAAATGTAAATAAAAATCCATTGACGGAGCCAAATTATTGGAAAAATGATAATCTTGAATTATATGAGGATAGTAAATTTTCAATAGGTTTTATGGATCATTTAACATCTTCACTTACAAAAACATCAAATAGTATTACATTAACATTTAACGCTGATACAAAAATATATAAATATGGTAAACCTTATTTATTTGAAGCTGGAGAAAGTATAACTTTTAGTACATCTAGTTTAAGTATTGGTATTGGATATTATATTATTTTAGATTTAGATACTAGAACTCTTTTTGCAAGAAGTGGAACTCCTAATTTTTCAGAAGACATTTTAGTGTCATGGATTTTATTAAATAGTTCTTCAAATATTATTTGGGCAAATGATGAAAGACACTTATGTTCTAGAAATGTTGAATGGCATAAAAATCATCATTTAGAAGTTGGTGCAAGTTGGTTAAGAGGTGGAAATCTAATATTTACAAAAGATACAGTAGGTGCAGTAAATATTGAAGTTAATACACCAGTTCTAATAGCTGATGAAGAATTATTTTATACAATAGAACATAACAATACACCAACTTTACCATTCCAGCAAAAACTACAAGGTCCTACTAACTACAATGTTTATTTTTTAGATAATAACCAAAATTACGATTTTACAAATAGTGGTAATGGAAGTTGTCCTTTTTTATATAGTGGAACATCTATAAAATACAATGATGCAATAAATGGTGGACTTGTTAATGCTTCTAATGAAAACTTTGTTTGTTATTGGCAACTATATACAACAGATTGGGAAAATCCTGTAAAAATGATTATAGGTAGAGTTTCACATTCAAATATATCAGATGCAGAAAAAGAAGTTTTTGAAGATTACGGATTAAATATGCCTGAAATAATAGGAGTTGCTAAAATAATTATTCAAAGTGATTCTAGCATAATAGGAAATCCACCTTTAAGAATTAGAGGAGTTTATTATCTAAGAAATGAGACTGTTCAGAGTTCTGCTTTAACTCCTACAAATCATAATAATTTAGCTGGAAGAAATGAGGCGGACCAACATCCTATAAGTTCTATTACAGGTCTTGAAGAAGCTTTATCAAATTTAGGTACTTTACCAATAGGACTACCTTTAGTTAGTTATGAAATTTATCCAAATTGTGTTGTTGCTTTTGGTGGTGAATTCAATAGAGCGGAGTATCCAAAATTGTGGGCTTGGTTACAAGGAAAAGAATTTTTAAAAACAGAGGCACAGTGGCAAGCTGAAGCAACTGCTAATGGTGGAATTTGTGGTTATTTTTCTAGTGGTAATGGTACAACAAATTTTAGAGTTCCAAAGTTAGATAAAGCATTCTTAAGACCAGATAGTAGAGGTGTTGCTAGTTATCAAGCTGATGAATTTAAGTCACATAGTCACGGATTACCTGGGAATATCTCAAATGGTACAACAGACGGAAGTGTTGATTGGAATACTGGTAGTACAACCTCGGCATATTATAATACAAGAACAGCAGGTGGAGCCGAGACAAGACCTAAAAATATTGCAGTTTTACCACTAATTGTTGCAAAATAAGGAGTTTAAAATATGAATAAAATTTATAAATACGATATTGAAACAAAAGAGCTTTTAGAAGAACTTAGAATAAATGAAGCTTATGGAACTAACCTACCATTTACAACAACTATTAAACCACTTGCCAAAAAAGATGGTTTTGCAGTTTCCTTTAACGGTACAAAATGGGAATATGTAGAAGATAATAGAAATGCTGTTGTTTAT from Arcobacter lacus encodes:
- a CDS encoding phage baseplate plug family protein, with the translated sequence MLKINIDPNPNQSFNIPYENDIAYIELSFRNQSWYMNITYGDKTINGIRLSSRVLLLKNNLPFELFIDDKGLNLDPFDLNSFSDNFFDFYLLERDEIADIRGYDVR
- a CDS encoding baseplate hub protein, which translates into the protein MLDRFGRNYSLEIITLNNQKITIQPELRISFDITKSVKGSLNNGTIQIYNLSQTKRDQITKDEDIVDKDKEKQKKEKPKNPDDKRTLPADYMQFELKAGYSKIETIFKGAISKAFSKKQGAEFITTIEAYDGLYDMQNSYTSKVVKGNISEQVIKDMPTVKKGKITEQNPLLRPRVLVGNSFKILEENLTENETYYVDDGVLHIIKDKEVTSSYIPLVNSETGLLDTPEKAEKEVRFETMMNPLLKIGCLLKLESLYDKRFNGIYKINTIHYTGDYGGTDWKQEVFCISCNDYKVIK
- a CDS encoding Gp138 family membrane-puncturing spike protein — protein: MINNNNGALDLASTIGLGIIQALTNTHTNLIGKVVKVNKKTIDVQPVIAREVDGETIPLPVFPDVPIINFLGGDSSIQMPIAIGDYCQLFVNERCLDSWYFGNDNKKPLSPRMFDYSDCVALVGLKNKNGELEIPDRIKMTGDCLQIGDYEHQGNREQLGNYTLEGNISQVGDHVIDGDILINGKSLWSFMNEHTHSGVQSGGSNTGVPNI
- a CDS encoding baseplate J/gp47 family protein translates to MEINQNGFKADSFIEILTRLSNQLKGIYGQDINLDQDTPDGQLVGINTTIIDDLQSLGLYIYNSMDPDLAEGVNLDKLLKLLARTRIPATKSTVDIQLVLNKDVTIPATYTISDTNNQQWQISTSQTLTAGTHLVTFESVDYGTITADINTINQQVTILTEIDSLTNPNPAVPGRDEESDQILRERRNKILEVNAYSTIGSIVGKILTLDNVIDVCPYENKTKIDDEITGVPANSYWLIVKGGEIDQIAEVIAKDKTGGTGLKGQIEFNYVENFVRQDGTIRPIIHEVNFDRPTEKDIYLKFNVKRRIPTQSIDIENIKNTLANKSFYIAQNITVTELYATIYSASSNFIATDLQVSKDNISFVDNLLIAGYDEEFVIKQENIEITEIS
- a CDS encoding DUF2612 domain-containing protein; amino-acid sequence: MSFIEEYEKLLIWQYQDKPKAKEHIRLLLTEYKNIYDLLNSIPDAFDLDKAVGKQQDILGKILGISRNVPFAVPKKYFGFEDQEDAYGFDDLAEGVLAYPFRDLTENDYTSGQLDDYQFRLFLKAKAIKNNVKAKMIDDDTRLSLQNAIDFLFSSKAYIVDNKDMTMDIFIDLSFDFSLIKYIQELDLLPRPQGVEYRFFQSFSNDNTFGFEDTPDSKPMGDFDNLEVGGVFADIIII